The Methylomusa anaerophila genome has a segment encoding these proteins:
- the ybeY gene encoding rRNA maturation RNase YbeY produces the protein MTITEQMTQTVRAVVNKSAQVYGLEEKAEVGLIFADDEYIRKLNFEYRDKDCSTDVLSFALNDHIDHDTEPEILGNPPGMEILLGDIVISLETAARQAEEFGHSMERELAYLTIHGMLHLLGYDHEDEAERADMRKEEEHVLSLLGITRG, from the coding sequence ATGACAATAACGGAACAAATGACCCAAACAGTGCGGGCAGTAGTAAATAAATCCGCACAAGTTTACGGACTGGAAGAAAAGGCCGAAGTTGGGCTGATTTTTGCAGACGACGAATACATCCGAAAATTGAATTTTGAATATCGCGACAAGGATTGTTCCACGGACGTATTATCCTTTGCATTGAATGACCATATCGACCACGATACGGAACCGGAAATCCTTGGCAACCCCCCGGGAATGGAAATACTGCTGGGAGATATTGTAATCTCTCTCGAGACTGCCGCTCGTCAAGCTGAAGAGTTTGGCCATAGTATGGAACGGGAACTGGCTTACCTAACAATTCACGGCATGCTTCATTTGCTGGGTTACGATCACGAGGATGAAGCAGAACGGGCAGACATGCGCAAGGAGGAAGAGCATGTTTTGTCTCTGCTTGGAATTACCAGAGGCTAA
- a CDS encoding HD family phosphohydrolase, which produces MISANNKLRNFFTRLASVYTRPLVRRIVLALAFFVLYTITLSTDFIPDKVSLQVGQVSDRDVIAPRTVSYIDTAKTKQLEAEVLASIANVYDLDVAVMTKVEVEIKTIFRAAQQVITDKNLDSTERKLDKLDKDLTELKISLPSNVLSDLITLDEATLPPAEEYVKSALRKHLQRGIHEDELDIARKQIVVETEELGLGNNTEAVVAGIAQKLLRPNFILNARETEKRKQAALATIEPVRQTVKKGQVLVRRGDVITPERINVMNELGLYAGNVNEMRILGLAIFVLLAMIIALGYLYKFAGFVYGNDMYLVLLGLIILVTLLLGKAAHYYSDFAAPIAAGALLTAILIDTRVALLMGVIVAMLFGVIVDHDFRAVAVALTGSLAGVYSVTKKAHGYSLTRAGIWIAAINFLVISSTGFIEEIDNREVLFQAILGIFNGIAAAIITTGILPYLEHAFNLTSSVKLLDLARPNHPLLQRLLLDAPGTYHHSILVGNLAETAAVAIGADPVTVRVGAYYHDIGKIKRPYFFGENQVDNENPHDKIAPSLSTLIVTSHIKDGLDLCRDYKLPQVITDIIQQHHGTTLVSYFYKRATENEHGECIIEADFRYEGPRPQSKEVALVMLADACEAAVRSISKPNVNRIEGMVRKIIRERLHDGQLDDCNLTLKDLNVIGDVYIRLLSSMFHTRIEYPDALKELERKKLKNGNANRQCAEKDDNNGTNDPNSAGSSK; this is translated from the coding sequence ATGATATCGGCAAATAACAAACTGCGGAATTTTTTCACCCGGCTGGCGAGCGTGTATACCCGGCCGCTGGTACGCCGCATTGTACTTGCTTTGGCATTTTTTGTCCTCTACACGATAACTTTATCGACAGATTTTATCCCCGACAAAGTTTCGTTGCAGGTCGGCCAGGTTAGCGACCGAGACGTTATAGCACCGCGAACCGTTTCTTATATTGATACTGCTAAAACTAAACAGCTGGAAGCAGAAGTTTTGGCTAGTATAGCTAACGTATATGATCTAGATGTTGCAGTAATGACCAAGGTGGAAGTAGAAATAAAGACTATCTTTCGGGCTGCTCAGCAGGTTATAACAGATAAAAACCTTGATTCGACTGAAAGAAAATTGGACAAATTAGACAAAGACTTGACAGAATTGAAAATTTCCTTACCCAGTAACGTTTTATCCGATTTAATTACTCTTGATGAAGCTACTCTTCCCCCAGCCGAAGAGTATGTAAAAAGTGCATTGCGCAAACATTTGCAGCGCGGTATTCACGAAGACGAGTTGGATATTGCCAGAAAACAAATTGTAGTAGAAACTGAGGAACTTGGCTTAGGCAATAATACTGAAGCTGTTGTGGCCGGTATCGCACAAAAACTGCTAAGGCCCAATTTTATTTTAAACGCACGCGAGACTGAAAAACGAAAACAAGCTGCCTTAGCTACGATTGAGCCTGTCCGTCAAACTGTAAAAAAAGGGCAGGTGCTTGTAAGGCGAGGCGATGTGATTACACCTGAGCGAATTAACGTTATGAACGAACTCGGATTATACGCGGGCAACGTAAATGAGATGCGAATATTAGGGTTGGCAATATTCGTGCTGTTAGCCATGATAATAGCATTGGGCTATTTGTATAAATTTGCCGGGTTTGTCTATGGAAATGACATGTATCTTGTACTTTTAGGATTAATTATTCTTGTAACCTTACTATTGGGTAAAGCAGCCCATTACTACTCGGACTTTGCCGCCCCGATCGCGGCTGGCGCATTATTAACCGCAATCCTTATCGATACACGAGTAGCTTTATTAATGGGCGTTATTGTGGCGATGCTGTTTGGCGTTATTGTTGATCATGATTTTCGTGCAGTGGCCGTAGCTTTAACTGGCAGTTTGGCCGGAGTATATAGTGTCACCAAAAAGGCCCATGGCTACAGTCTAACCAGAGCCGGGATTTGGATAGCTGCAATCAATTTTCTGGTTATTAGCTCAACTGGTTTTATTGAGGAAATTGATAATAGGGAAGTGCTCTTCCAGGCAATACTGGGTATTTTTAACGGTATTGCTGCTGCCATTATCACTACCGGAATTCTTCCTTACCTGGAACATGCTTTTAACCTTACTAGTTCAGTCAAACTCTTGGATTTGGCGAGGCCCAATCATCCGCTGCTTCAGCGGCTTCTCCTCGACGCACCCGGAACCTACCACCACAGTATCTTGGTTGGGAACCTGGCGGAAACTGCGGCTGTTGCCATTGGCGCCGACCCCGTGACTGTTAGAGTGGGGGCATATTATCATGACATTGGTAAAATCAAGCGGCCCTATTTCTTTGGGGAAAACCAAGTTGACAATGAAAATCCGCATGACAAAATCGCCCCATCGCTAAGCACGTTGATCGTAACTTCTCATATAAAAGACGGGCTGGACCTATGCCGTGACTATAAACTGCCACAGGTCATTACCGATATTATTCAACAACATCATGGAACTACGCTGGTATCTTACTTTTATAAACGGGCCACTGAGAACGAACATGGAGAATGTATAATTGAAGCGGACTTTAGATATGAAGGGCCTCGACCACAAAGCAAAGAAGTTGCTTTGGTAATGCTGGCGGATGCTTGTGAAGCGGCTGTGCGCTCAATTAGCAAGCCCAATGTGAACCGTATTGAAGGAATGGTACGAAAAATTATTCGCGAACGGCTTCATGACGGACAGCTCGATGATTGTAATTTGACTTTAAAAGATCTCAATGTCATAGGTGATGTGTATATTCGTCTATTATCCAGCATGTTTCATACCCGCATTGAGTATCCGGATGCTCTAAAAGAGCTAGAGAGGAAGAAATTGAAAAATGGAAACGCTAATCGACAATGTGCAGAAAAAGATGACAATAACGGAACAAATGACCCAAACAGTGCGGGCAGTAGTAAATAA